The following are from one region of the Sphingomonas oryzagri genome:
- a CDS encoding DedA family protein, which yields MPLQALIARFGLGAVFLGSGLEGETAVIAGGILAHQHILSLPGVAIAGALGSFSADPAFFLFGRHFRDRPRVEKMLDKPAAERAIDTLEKHPIAFVLGFRFLYGLRTVSPVAVGTSDVSQVRFSCLNAIAAVLWAVLFTAVGYGLGGPLGQYFQRPKSIVPFLVAGLLILGVGLFVMRKFFGLIPTRRRRPGKDGRSTTARRRE from the coding sequence ATGCCGCTCCAAGCTCTTATCGCCCGCTTCGGCTTGGGCGCGGTTTTCCTAGGGTCCGGTCTGGAGGGCGAGACGGCGGTGATCGCCGGAGGCATTCTCGCGCATCAGCATATCCTGTCTTTGCCCGGCGTCGCCATTGCCGGCGCCTTGGGTTCCTTCTCCGCAGACCCAGCCTTCTTCCTTTTCGGCCGCCATTTCCGGGACCGTCCGCGCGTCGAAAAGATGCTCGACAAGCCGGCCGCCGAACGTGCCATCGACACGCTCGAAAAGCATCCGATCGCCTTCGTCCTCGGATTCCGTTTTCTCTACGGACTGCGTACCGTCAGCCCGGTCGCGGTAGGCACATCCGACGTCTCGCAAGTCCGCTTCTCGTGTCTGAATGCGATCGCAGCAGTCCTATGGGCGGTTCTGTTCACGGCGGTAGGCTACGGCCTCGGCGGACCGTTGGGGCAATATTTTCAACGCCCTAAATCGATCGTGCCGTTCTTAGTGGCCGGTCTTCTCATCCTGGGCGTCGGCCTCTTCGTAATGCGCAAATTCTTTGGACTGATCCCTACCCGACGGCGCAGGCCAGGCAAGGATGGCCGGTCGACGACGGCCAGACGAAGGGAATAG
- a CDS encoding DUF488 domain-containing protein: protein MKIFTIGYEGATQAELVATLQDSGVKLLADIRAVPLSRRPGFSKNVLAAGLREAGIDYVGLKALGTPPEGREAARKGNHDRLAKIYAGQLELPEAIVQSAMLKEMAAELPTALLCFERDPATCHRSLLAEAVFPDAKRIDLFV, encoded by the coding sequence ATGAAAATCTTCACGATCGGCTACGAAGGCGCCACGCAAGCTGAACTCGTGGCGACATTACAAGATTCGGGCGTCAAGCTCCTGGCAGACATTCGCGCCGTACCGCTTTCGCGCCGACCGGGCTTCTCCAAGAACGTGCTGGCGGCCGGTTTGAGGGAAGCAGGCATCGACTATGTCGGGCTCAAGGCACTCGGGACGCCGCCCGAAGGCCGCGAGGCTGCGCGAAAAGGCAACCACGATCGACTGGCCAAGATCTATGCGGGTCAACTTGAGCTTCCCGAGGCGATCGTCCAATCCGCAATGCTGAAGGAAATGGCCGCCGAGCTCCCGACCGCCTTGTTGTGTTTCGAGCGCGATCCGGCGACCTGCCACCGCTCGCTCCTTGCTGAAGCAGTTTTCCCGGACGCGAAGCGGATCGACCTTTTCGTATGA
- a CDS encoding aldo/keto reductase — MSQDSRAKALFKPEFRFGMGGVPLGNEFNKILDRDAEEALAAAWDLGVRYFDVAPWYGFGLSERRFGHFLHNQRRDDFLISSKVGKLFKASRDNAREDYFPLSDSPNDIIFDYTADGVRRSIEDSLQRMGLDSLDVAFVHDISPDFAYFPNGWEEQFAIAEKGAFPALSRMRDEGIIKAWGIGVNCPEPILRVIDVADPDICLCARQYSLVDHKNAVEEVFPAVREKGVSLVIGSALNAGFVSGSPRYNYGPKNHEIPTDAIAKREALRAVAASHGVDLRTAALQFSAAPDVAVALVVGASSAEQISQDYNSMQAKIPAAFWDDLRAKGLIEQAAAIPDGGD; from the coding sequence ATGAGCCAAGACAGCCGCGCGAAGGCGCTGTTCAAGCCTGAATTCCGCTTCGGTATGGGCGGCGTGCCGCTGGGCAACGAGTTCAACAAGATCCTCGACCGAGACGCCGAGGAAGCCCTCGCGGCTGCATGGGATTTGGGTGTACGCTATTTCGACGTTGCACCATGGTACGGCTTCGGGCTGTCCGAACGCCGCTTCGGGCATTTTCTGCACAACCAGCGGCGTGACGACTTCCTGATCTCGTCAAAGGTAGGCAAGCTCTTCAAAGCATCCCGCGACAACGCCCGCGAGGATTATTTCCCGCTGTCCGATTCACCCAACGACATCATCTTCGACTATACCGCCGACGGTGTCAGGCGCTCGATCGAGGACAGTTTGCAGCGTATGGGGCTAGACAGCCTCGACGTCGCCTTCGTCCATGATATCTCCCCCGACTTCGCCTACTTTCCGAACGGTTGGGAGGAGCAGTTCGCCATCGCGGAGAAAGGTGCATTCCCTGCCCTCTCCAGGATGCGCGATGAGGGCATCATCAAGGCCTGGGGGATCGGCGTAAACTGCCCAGAGCCGATCCTCCGGGTGATCGACGTCGCTGATCCCGACATTTGCCTATGTGCCCGGCAATACTCGCTGGTGGACCACAAGAATGCGGTCGAAGAGGTTTTTCCTGCCGTGCGCGAGAAAGGCGTCTCGCTCGTCATCGGGTCGGCCCTCAACGCGGGCTTCGTGTCCGGCAGCCCGCGCTACAATTACGGTCCGAAGAACCACGAAATCCCGACCGATGCGATCGCCAAGCGCGAGGCGTTGCGAGCCGTTGCGGCAAGCCATGGCGTGGACCTGCGAACCGCCGCGCTTCAGTTCTCGGCCGCGCCCGATGTTGCCGTGGCGCTCGTCGTTGGCGCCAGCAGCGCCGAGCAGATCTCGCAGGATTATAACTCGATGCAGGCGAAGATTCCGGCCGCGTTCTGGGACGACCTCAGGGCCAAGGGATTGATCGAGCAGGCCGCCGCAATACCCGACGGCGGAGACTGA